A stretch of bacterium DNA encodes these proteins:
- a CDS encoding gliding motility-associated C-terminal domain-containing protein has product MSKALRIAIIVFMITLTAYSAIECGFVVDLSPPYIVSGSEYPPADTVMADTLFNIVFTLDDDGAGVWTDSVVTSVIVNGLDTTDYPATPTIPSNFSPGDTIEVCVHAIDMIFDTLYCTCPPNVLDSCWTFYIEDPCSAWIDTAWFTEETNCDLQNVVELCYHLNSNCEPLLDIDIAASSDGGSTWGVPLATLSGEAGDVGVVSDTGVHCFEWLLSDDLPGYEGCNFQFVADGDSIASTFVALGCLDSRAPRVSISCPGDSVLAGAGVHISWHIEDWFYRGDPCSVHIFSDSCGIDESFVVSDTLLDLTIPLTDCESCTLIVAVRDSFCNWGQDTCVFEIIAGSITAMLIEPIDLNSDFRVISSCEDQIVQWLLVHDFDIVPESVSVEICGVEYSWPDPHLTLIGDTLTWDPLGDELWEDGDSCVLCLISVWDITGAHIGLPICGDVVIDLSPPVASSLWPLMEATVSDEFTDISIIAVDSICSDAVYDSIRVIAPLSGIDTVFYGTSIASISGLASFDTVTACAFFRDDCADYCDPNYGDTCWSFDVFYCTAGPFAQVVYPDSCGYITSCTDQGVTWIITDTTGFDIDDTTFRVRLQVDGPSGPVDTVLTVASGFLSWDSATSELSFIPDGLMMAFDSWDTVTVTLIGAYNEAGCPLDDIVSCWFIVDADPPVVLGGFSPSPDTVFEDYPVSFIISADVFDSICPLFGSMALIELWRADTVVSSTTYPWGSLVSLPTVENGDSIRICVTAITDHPDYDYCPPNTAPDTCWWVYIILSGGPTAWIIEPVDLDSDGIATSACDCQPILIGIFDEDGIDTMSIQLEVEGTVYDLTSTELSWDGDSILTFTPAAPCWSHGDTIDFTLIAANDLLGVELGMPLSGSFIADYEPPVLVSSYPVDGSSIVAGLSGEAFMVFDDSLLSIAHDSLSYVISFGGLDYPFGPEWNWVGDTFFFAGSDTLPLDSIVEICVTSAVSDSPDYCRNEFPDACIDFEILIGSLSASWLAPIDINGDGDTITACPCQEVVFGIISSFGIEPESTVVRVEGTAYPYDPVWMDFSEDFDSLTIDASFFACWDSVDRASVALVSLSDTIGTDIIDSVPGGFVIDRDGPVISITSPPVITTPIATISLTTHDSICTTATMDSVIVLRSGTHDTTIYGALSFELSSLATGDTLSICAFAHDDCADYCGPNYTISCFDIEVILSNISASVILPEDIDGDGRIISSCECPIIFWNLESTFPLVDSCTRVEVGGIEYSSADGAYYTSAAMDSLIWNLSEIICFADGEVVPFYITRLIDESGDSLPYPSGDSMIIDISPPFVEFTSPYPSTGTRNPLFAILPVDVIGGVEYDTFALTIDGIDGGPDSPYSYLIGDTIFFDMTLYPDSFAIGDTILIELTLWDIIDYCDPNRLDTSWTVILEDTLPPSADVIYPFDGAISACEFQQVIWSIFDAETGIDTTRIWLSIDGTVYSILDASVEIPTPDTLVYTPPTDWTEGSHLVCLDSIYDVSDNVLYGPICVDFYIDYTPPEVYFLSPDCFTEVHDESSSVVITLEDDTAGVYWGASWVGFADDTIYFTSDTMTITVSMLDTVWHDGDTVSYCVYTADSADYCTGDNDTIICCEFYIIISDIYADVIIPEDGAVTSCSLQNAAWLFVGDVVRSDIHVVLNDTADFTTHSSELMFSGDTLFFTPIIAWNNGDTVDLCLVDASDTFGVHIDDTVCVNFIVDLEPPVFAEMVPTGGLATLSPIISLRLWDEIAGLDLDSIAMFINGMGVDPTLIGDTLRFDPADSGMVWLGGDTVAVCVYAADLALYCGANSDSICWEFYISAGGPVIAVIEPPEDSLWSACASQGAIFSLVDPDGIDTSSIDLTVNGIVSAEWIFRNDSLIYMPSSGPFDGDTVTVCATASDLLGNPADDYSCVTYFIDYATPVVASIAPIPYGAIGAGTTFSISIADSGSGIDVASLTLWVNGYEYMPGDGYLTWDGEELYLIPESSFDPGETVLVCLDSIFDSPDLCDPNILDSCWEYHVEVLPDLWTSTDHVSLVPSSIVEGDSFVFEGVGFYDGVDTLPVVFVEITAGASVINRIEYNNIEPGDTIHEIIPISSLGAAFANGDVPLCLILDADDDVIESNEANNTACENLTIGSADCRATPNPFSPNGDLINDEVKFAYPGQAIEQATVEIYDVKGRPVVTLEDISNWNGMDSSNNPLPKGVYVYVIIRDGKVLCKGTIHIAK; this is encoded by the coding sequence GTTTTTACACTCGATGACGATGGTGCCGGCGTTTGGACGGATAGCGTCGTTACATCGGTCATAGTGAACGGTTTGGATACTACAGATTATCCTGCCACACCGACTATCCCCAGCAATTTCTCGCCGGGCGATACCATCGAGGTCTGCGTCCACGCGATAGACATGATTTTTGATACCCTGTATTGCACCTGCCCGCCGAATGTCCTCGATTCTTGCTGGACATTTTATATAGAAGATCCATGTTCGGCATGGATAGATACGGCTTGGTTCACAGAAGAAACAAATTGTGACCTTCAGAATGTTGTCGAGCTTTGCTATCATCTTAATTCAAATTGCGAACCGCTGTTGGATATCGATATTGCGGCTTCCTCCGATGGCGGAAGCACATGGGGTGTGCCGCTTGCGACTCTTTCCGGCGAGGCCGGTGATGTCGGTGTGGTGTCTGACACGGGTGTTCATTGCTTCGAATGGCTTCTTTCCGATGATCTACCGGGATATGAGGGATGTAATTTCCAATTCGTTGCCGATGGCGACTCGATAGCTTCGACCTTTGTGGCTCTCGGTTGTCTCGATTCGCGTGCGCCGCGAGTTTCGATTTCATGTCCGGGAGATTCCGTTCTCGCGGGCGCCGGCGTCCATATCTCATGGCACATCGAGGATTGGTTTTATCGCGGCGATCCATGTTCCGTGCATATTTTCTCGGATTCTTGCGGAATAGACGAGAGTTTTGTTGTTTCGGATACCCTGTTGGACTTGACCATCCCACTCACGGATTGCGAGTCATGCACTCTAATTGTCGCCGTCCGGGATTCGTTTTGTAATTGGGGGCAGGATACCTGTGTATTCGAGATTATCGCGGGAAGTATCACGGCGATGTTGATCGAGCCGATAGATTTGAATTCGGATTTTCGCGTTATCTCATCTTGCGAAGATCAGATTGTTCAGTGGCTCCTCGTTCACGATTTTGATATTGTCCCGGAGTCTGTTTCCGTCGAGATTTGCGGAGTTGAATATAGTTGGCCGGACCCACATCTTACTTTAATTGGCGATACGCTGACATGGGATCCATTGGGCGACGAGCTTTGGGAGGATGGCGATAGTTGCGTTTTATGCTTGATTTCGGTTTGGGATATTACCGGCGCGCATATCGGCCTTCCGATTTGCGGCGATGTAGTGATAGACCTCTCGCCGCCGGTGGCGAGTTCTTTATGGCCTCTTATGGAGGCCACTGTTTCCGATGAGTTCACGGATATTTCTATTATCGCTGTCGATTCTATCTGTTCCGACGCGGTGTATGACAGTATTCGGGTTATCGCCCCGCTTTCGGGAATCGATACGGTTTTCTATGGCACATCGATAGCGTCCATCTCCGGTCTTGCGAGCTTTGATACGGTTACCGCCTGCGCCTTTTTCAGGGACGATTGCGCGGACTATTGCGATCCGAATTACGGCGATACCTGTTGGTCTTTCGATGTTTTCTACTGCACCGCCGGGCCTTTCGCGCAAGTCGTTTATCCCGACTCGTGCGGCTATATCACTTCCTGCACCGATCAAGGTGTTACATGGATCATAACAGACACAACAGGTTTCGACATCGACGATACGACATTCCGGGTAAGACTTCAGGTCGATGGGCCTTCAGGGCCGGTAGATACAGTTCTAACAGTCGCGAGCGGTTTTTTAAGTTGGGACAGCGCAACCTCCGAACTCAGCTTCATTCCGGATGGTCTGATGATGGCCTTCGATAGCTGGGACACAGTAACGGTCACTCTCATCGGCGCATACAACGAGGCCGGTTGTCCGCTCGACGACATCGTTAGCTGCTGGTTCATCGTCGATGCCGACCCACCGGTTGTGCTCGGCGGTTTTTCCCCGTCACCGGACACGGTTTTCGAGGATTATCCCGTGAGCTTCATCATTTCAGCCGATGTGTTTGACTCGATATGTCCGCTATTCGGTTCTATGGCGCTTATCGAGCTTTGGCGTGCCGATACCGTAGTTTCTTCGACGACTTATCCTTGGGGAAGTTTGGTTTCATTGCCCACGGTCGAAAACGGCGACAGCATCCGAATATGCGTTACGGCCATAACCGATCATCCCGATTATGATTATTGTCCGCCAAATACCGCGCCGGATACCTGCTGGTGGGTTTATATTATTTTATCCGGTGGTCCGACAGCGTGGATTATCGAGCCGGTCGATCTCGATTCCGACGGAATCGCCACGAGCGCCTGCGATTGCCAGCCCATCCTTATCGGAATCTTCGACGAGGATGGCATCGATACGATGTCAATACAACTCGAGGTCGAGGGGACGGTCTATGATTTAACCTCGACAGAGCTTTCATGGGACGGCGATTCGATCCTGACCTTCACGCCGGCTGCGCCGTGCTGGAGCCACGGCGATACAATAGATTTTACCCTAATTGCGGCAAATGATTTACTTGGAGTGGAACTTGGGATGCCGCTTTCCGGGAGTTTCATTGCCGATTACGAGCCGCCGGTGCTCGTTTCGAGCTATCCGGTCGACGGCTCGTCTATCGTCGCCGGGCTGAGCGGCGAGGCTTTCATGGTCTTCGACGATTCGCTGCTCTCCATCGCGCACGATTCGCTGAGTTATGTAATTTCTTTCGGCGGCTTGGATTATCCTTTCGGCCCGGAATGGAATTGGGTCGGCGACACGTTCTTCTTCGCCGGTTCGGATACCCTCCCGCTGGATAGCATCGTGGAGATATGCGTTACTTCCGCAGTTTCCGACTCACCGGATTACTGCCGTAACGAATTTCCCGATGCATGCATCGATTTCGAGATTCTCATCGGTAGTTTATCGGCGAGCTGGCTCGCTCCGATCGATATTAACGGCGATGGCGATACTATCACCGCGTGTCCATGCCAGGAGGTAGTGTTCGGGATAATATCGTCCTTCGGGATCGAGCCGGAATCGACGGTTGTTCGCGTCGAGGGAACTGCTTATCCATACGACCCGGTCTGGATGGATTTTTCGGAGGATTTCGACAGCCTGACGATAGACGCATCGTTCTTTGCATGTTGGGATTCGGTCGATAGAGCGAGCGTGGCGCTGGTTTCCCTGAGCGACACTATCGGCACGGATATTATCGATTCGGTGCCGGGTGGATTTGTCATCGACCGCGACGGGCCGGTTATCTCGATCACATCGCCGCCGGTGATCACAACACCGATAGCGACTATTTCGCTCACAACACACGATTCGATATGCACGACGGCGACTATGGATTCTGTTATCGTCCTCCGAAGCGGCACTCACGATACTACCATCTATGGCGCTTTGTCGTTTGAGCTGTCCAGCCTCGCTACCGGCGATACACTCTCGATATGTGCATTTGCCCACGACGATTGCGCGGATTATTGCGGCCCGAATTACACGATTTCTTGTTTCGATATCGAGGTTATATTGAGCAATATTTCCGCGAGCGTTATTCTGCCGGAGGATATCGACGGTGACGGGCGAATCATCTCGTCGTGTGAGTGTCCGATAATTTTTTGGAATCTCGAATCGACTTTCCCGCTGGTAGATTCCTGCACGCGAGTCGAGGTTGGCGGCATCGAATACTCTTCGGCGGATGGCGCGTATTACACCTCCGCTGCGATGGATTCGCTCATCTGGAATTTATCTGAGATAATTTGCTTCGCTGATGGCGAGGTCGTTCCGTTTTATATTACTCGATTGATAGATGAAAGCGGCGATTCGCTGCCATATCCCTCCGGCGACAGCATGATAATCGATATTTCGCCGCCGTTCGTCGAGTTCACGTCGCCGTATCCATCGACCGGAACCCGAAATCCGCTTTTCGCGATTTTGCCGGTCGATGTTATTGGAGGAGTGGAGTATGATACATTCGCGTTGACCATCGACGGCATCGACGGCGGCCCGGATTCGCCGTATAGTTATTTGATCGGCGATACGATCTTCTTCGACATGACGCTCTATCCCGACAGCTTCGCCATCGGGGATACGATTCTCATCGAGCTGACACTATGGGACATTATCGATTACTGCGATCCGAATCGCCTGGACACGAGCTGGACGGTCATTCTCGAAGACACATTGCCGCCGAGCGCCGATGTCATTTACCCATTCGATGGCGCGATCTCGGCGTGCGAATTCCAGCAGGTTATCTGGAGCATATTTGATGCTGAAACTGGCATCGACACAACCAGGATTTGGTTATCTATTGACGGCACGGTCTATTCCATACTCGATGCGTCGGTGGAGATTCCCACCCCGGATACCTTGGTATATACACCTCCCACAGATTGGACGGAGGGTTCGCATTTGGTGTGTCTAGATTCTATTTATGATGTTTCGGATAACGTCCTTTACGGCCCTATCTGCGTCGATTTCTACATCGACTATACGCCGCCGGAGGTTTATTTCTTGAGCCCCGATTGTTTCACAGAGGTTCACGACGAATCGTCAAGCGTGGTTATCACTCTCGAAGACGATACAGCGGGGGTTTATTGGGGAGCTTCGTGGGTCGGTTTCGCTGATGACACCATCTATTTCACTTCGGACACGATGACGATCACTGTCTCGATGCTCGATACGGTTTGGCACGACGGCGATACTGTCTCATATTGTGTCTATACTGCCGATTCTGCGGACTACTGCACCGGCGACAACGACACAATTATTTGCTGTGAGTTCTATATCATAATCAGCGATATTTATGCTGATGTGATTATCCCCGAGGACGGCGCGGTGACGAGCTGTTCGCTTCAGAACGCGGCATGGCTGTTCGTAGGCGATGTCGTTCGCTCGGATATTCACGTCGTATTGAACGACACTGCAGATTTCACGACTCACAGCTCGGAGCTTATGTTTTCCGGCGATACGCTGTTCTTCACACCAATTATCGCATGGAACAACGGCGATACGGTTGATCTCTGTCTCGTCGATGCCTCCGATACCTTCGGAGTCCATATCGACGATACGGTTTGCGTGAATTTCATCGTCGATCTTGAGCCGCCGGTCTTTGCTGAAATGGTTCCGACGGGAGGTCTGGCGACGTTATCACCGATAATTTCGCTTCGCCTCTGGGACGAGATCGCCGGACTCGATCTCGATTCGATAGCCATGTTCATTAATGGAATGGGTGTCGATCCCACTCTTATCGGTGACACTCTTCGTTTCGACCCCGCAGACAGCGGAATGGTGTGGCTCGGTGGCGATACAGTAGCGGTTTGCGTTTATGCTGCGGATTTAGCGCTCTATTGCGGGGCGAACTCCGATTCGATCTGCTGGGAATTTTATATTTCCGCTGGCGGGCCGGTTATTGCGGTTATCGAACCACCTGAAGACTCACTCTGGAGCGCATGTGCATCGCAAGGAGCGATTTTCTCGCTCGTCGATCCGGATGGCATCGATACATCGAGCATCGATCTTACAGTTAATGGCATAGTTTCGGCTGAATGGATTTTCCGCAACGACAGCCTGATATACATGCCGTCTTCCGGGCCATTCGATGGCGACACCGTCACCGTTTGCGCGACCGCATCCGATCTTCTCGGCAATCCCGCCGATGACTATAGTTGTGTGACATATTTCATCGATTATGCTACGCCGGTAGTCGCTTCGATAGCGCCGATTCCCTATGGCGCAATCGGCGCAGGAACGACATTCTCGATCTCGATAGCGGATTCCGGCTCAGGTATTGATGTGGCATCGCTCACGCTTTGGGTTAACGGCTATGAATATATGCCCGGCGACGGATATCTCACATGGGATGGCGAAGAACTCTATCTAATTCCCGAATCGTCGTTCGATCCGGGGGAGACGGTTTTAGTTTGTCTCGATTCGATATTTGACTCGCCCGATCTTTGCGATCCAAATATCCTCGATAGTTGCTGGGAATATCATGTCGAGGTTCTGCCCGATCTTTGGACTTCTACCGACCATGTCTCCCTTGTTCCCTCGTCGATTGTCGAGGGGGATTCCTTCGTTTTCGAAGGCGTGGGTTTTTATGATGGTGTGGACACTTTGCCGGTTGTTTTTGTCGAGATTACCGCTGGTGCTTCGGTTATAAACCGTATCGAGTATAACAATATCGAGCCGGGAGATACAATTCACGAGATCATCCCGATTTCCAGCCTAGGCGCGGCGTTTGCCAACGGCGATGTGCCGCTTTGTCTTATTCTTGATGCTGATGATGATGTTATCGAGTCGAACGAAGCTAATAATACTGCCTGCGAGAATCTAACCATAGGATCAGCAGATTGCAGGGCGACACCTAATCCATTCTCTCCCAATGGCGATCTGATTAACGACGAGGTAAAATTCGCCTATCCGGGGCAGGCCATCGAGCAAGCGACTGTAGAGATATACGATGTCAAGGGAAGACCGGTAGTCACTCTCGAGGACATCTCGAATTGGAATGGCATGGATTCATCGAATAATCCGCTTCCAAAAGGGGTGTATGTATATGTCATTATTAGAGATGGCAAAGTTCTCTGTAAGGGGACTATACATATCGCGAAATAG